The Myxocyprinus asiaticus isolate MX2 ecotype Aquarium Trade chromosome 26, UBuf_Myxa_2, whole genome shotgun sequence genome has a window encoding:
- the fan1 gene encoding fanconi-associated nuclease 1 encodes MESRGERESLSSRGTGRRLSVTKKNTQRASTIKEKSNNGSRAASITSFFRNTPPCKLACPLCGKLVPRYKINEHIDSQCQKFLRDDHEDAFIDDKQEKITKTPFDGAVTQNEGKEKSTEKKDAETSPYFKKSCVPRQDSAETYAQTKSVKTIGLGNLSSKLSRRALRLSGDTEMDREANNGELSSSQKENFAFESRACIMDTDNTLSVEQAASTHLQVKNILAESSSSSTATQSAKSPSLSRVLKRKSEDVPESDTYTTETIHKKSRHFPNKSERQTTNVSSNQTESSSRVNDVPSSETPTKKETTHEDIERESSTTPGDEPKMLETASEGSERQSTGRPYYLQNFLTVLEAVLENEDDRTLFNEDDFSAIRTFQQLSAPGQMLYVRLFQRKLKWLQVCKVEYTEISSDLRTVIHELVACGFLQTESELHDIQEVLDLLPAPELRNLAKTFHLGRGGNGTQKQQLVEGLLQLGRQRSLFAGQNNTAAIILKRAKQVAGSCVRLCRKSRAVFSRVLLLFSITYTLEEEEMAAGQGQLYTILLVNSGRLAFPDYTVHRSARLFQDRDDLIRYETAMRRLQEVITAMQTGCWQDAHDLYTAAKATWQEIKHTCDLRDQEELPVFLRCFTVGWTYTRIVSRGVEILQRLRRYEDAVEELRNLLSQSVYCPDSRGRWWDRLALNLQQHLKQHEQAICAIRNGLKDPLVRTGHQLSLHQRASRMKESASFKKYRLLLRDLPTVHVQDVTHVTIRGQLFPHEGGMGKSVFLRAADEDEGSREGRDTMVMCSVEDLALAHYRTLGFDQGIHGEGSTFSTLFGLLMWDIIFMDGVPDVFRNPNQTCPLDLHTDCFYGNRREAIEARAEMLREASAETLQELLADVWNAQEGRVCALINWDRFSSLQQAQSLVACLGGLFLSGVVLRMAKDYRHCRGGLPDLVVWSSSNRKYKLVEVKGPNDRLSQKQQIWLDELRKLGADVEVCHVTAIGARGARLE; translated from the exons ATGGAGTCTCGGGGTGAGAGAGAAAGCTTGTCCAGTAGAGGCACTGGCAGGAGACTTTCAGTGACAAAGAAAAACACCCAGAGAGCCAGTACAATTAAAGAGAAATCAAACAATGGGAGCAGGGCCGCGTCTATAACTTCATTTTTCAGGAATACACCGCCATGTAAACTGGCCTGCCCTCTGTGTGGCAAACTTGTTCCTCGTTACAAGATTAATGAACATATAGACTCACAGTGCCAGAAGTTTCTTCGAGACGATCATGAAGATGCATTCATTGATGACAAGCAGGAGAAAATCACCAAAACACCCTTTGATGGTGCGGTAACTCAAAATGAAGGGAAAGAGAAAAGCACAGAAAAGAAAGATGCTGAAACTAGTCCTTATTTTAAAAAGAGCTGTGTGCCGAGGCAAGATTCAGCTGAAACATATGCACAAACTAAATCAGTTAAGACAATTGGTCTTGGAAACTTGTCCTCAAAACTCTCAAGAAGAGCACTTAGGCTCTCAGGCGACACTGAGATGGATCGAGAGGCAAATAATGGGGAGTTAAGCAGTTCGCAGAAAGAAAACTTTGCTTTTGAATCCAGAGCCTGTATCATGGATACAGATAACACATTATCAGTTGAACAAGCAGCTTCAACCCACCTTCAAGTGAAAAACATTCTGGCAGAATCATCAAGCAGCAGCACTGCCACACAGTCAGCGAAATCTCCATCCTTATCCAGGGTACTGAAGAGGAAGTCAGAGGATGTTCCTGAAAGTGACACATACACTACAGAAACCATACACAAGAAAAGTAGGCATTTTCCAAATAAAAGTGAAAGACAGACAACAAATGTCAGCTCAAATCAGACTGAGTCCTCGTCTCGTGTCAATGATGTTccatcatcagagactccaaccaAAAAAGAGACCACACATGAAGACATTGAGAGGGAGTCGAGTACTACACCAGGTGATGAACCCAAAATGCTTGAGACAGCCAGTGAGGGATCAGAGCGCCAAAGCACCGGACGACCGTATTACCTGCAGAACTTTCTGACTGTCCTCGAGGCGGTGTTGGAGAATGAGGATGATAGGACACTCTTTAATGAGGATGACTTTTCAGCCATTCGCACTTTTCAACAGCTTTCAG CACCTGGTCAAATGCTTTACGTACGTCTTTTTCAAAGGAAGCTGAAATGGCTTCAAGTCTGTAAAGTGGAATACACTGAGATCAGCTCTGACCTCAGAACTGTCATTCATGAGCTGGTTGCTTGTGGCTTCTTACAAACCG AATCAGAGCTTCATGACATCCAGGAAGTTTTGGATCTGCTGCCTGCTCCAGAGCTCAGAAACCTGGCCAAAACATTTCACCTTGGGCGTGGAGGAAATGGCACTCAGAAACAACAGTTGGTAGAGGGACTTCTCCAGCTGGGGAGACAGCGATCGCTCTTTGCTGGTCAAAACAACACGGCTGCCATCATTCTCAAGAG GGCCAAACAGGTTGCAGGCTCCTGTGTGCGTCTGTGCCGCAAATCGCGTGCTGTGTTTTCCCGTGTCCTGCTCCTCTTCTCCATCACATACACTTTGGAGGAAGAGGAGATGGCTGCTGGTCAGGGGCAGCTCTACACCATTCTGCTGGTCAACTCTGGCCGCCTTGCTTTCCCAGACTATACCGTGCATCGCTCAGCCAGACTGTTTCAGGACAGGGATGACCTCATCAG GTATGAGACGGCAATGCGTAGGTTGCAGGAGGTGATCACTGCAATGCAGACAGGCTGTTGGCAGGACGCCCATGACCTCTATACTGCAGCAAAGGCCACCTGGCAGGAGATTAAACACACCTGTGACCTAAG AGATCAAGAGGAGCTGCCTGTTTTTCTTCGTTGTTTCACTGTTGGCTGGACTTACACTCGTATAGTGTCTCGAGGAGTTGAGATTTTACAGCGCCTTCGCCGCTATGAG GATGCGGTGGAGGAGCTCAGGAATCTTTTGTCTCAGTCAGTGTATTGTCCAGACAGTAGGGGGCGCTGGTGGGACAGACTTGCTCTCAATCTCCAACAGCATCTTAAACAACATGAGCAG GCCATCTGTGCCATTCGGAATGGACTCAAGGACCCTTTGGTTCGAACAGGCCACCAGTTATCACTGCACCAGCGAGCTTCCCGAATGAAGGAATCTGCTAGCTTTAAGAAGTACCGTTTGCTGCTACGGGATTTGCCCACTGTGCACGTACAAGATGTCACTCAT GTGACGATAAGAGGACAGCTCTTTCCTCATGAAGGTGGTATGGGCAAATCAGTGTTCCTCAGAGCAGCTGATGAGGACGAAGGCTCCAGAGAGGGAAGAGACACTATGGTCATGTGTTCTGTTGAGGATCTGGCTTTGGCACACTACAGAACACTTGGTTTTGATCAAG gTATTCATGGAGAAGGCTCTACATTTTCCACCTTGTTTGGACTCCTCATGTGGGACATCATCTTCATGGATGGGGTTCCTGATGTCTTCCGAAACCCCAATCAG ACTTGTCCTTTGGATTTGCACACTGATTGTTTCTATGGTAACCGTCGGGAAGCCATTGAGGCTCGCGCTGAGATGTTGCGGGAAGCCTCTGCAGAGACTCTGCAGGAGCTGCTCGCCGATGTGTGGAACGCACAGGAGGGGAGAGTGTGTGCGCTTATAAACTGGGATCGCTTCTCCTCACTTCAACAGGCGCAG AGCCTGGTGGCATGTCTAGGTGGGCTCTTCTTGAGTGGTGTGGTCCTCAGAATGGCAAAGGACTACAGGCACTGCAGAGGAGGGCTTCCTGATCTGGTAGTCTGGAGCTCTTCCAACAGGAAGTACAAG CTGGTGGAAGTAAAGGGGCCTAATGACCGTCTGTCCCAGAAGCAACAGATCTGGTTGGATGAGCTGCGTAAGCTCGGGGCCGATGTAGAGGTGTGTCACGTCACTGCCATTGGAGCACGAGGAGCTCGGCTGGAGTGA